In one Sphingomonas sanguinis genomic region, the following are encoded:
- a CDS encoding ATP-binding protein, with amino-acid sequence MNGPSLDPQLAFLEGGGEATRLILARDWTGHPLGPPQQWPETFRVALSLVLNSPESMILSWGPDLHFFFNETYFPLLGPRLPWAMGARFDEVWADAWEQARPIIDDALAGRTQRFVDLPWKLDTDRGEADTFWSFSYSRVLDGKGEAAGLFIFTNETTARVHADAALRESQAQLSLALDELRALNVTLEQRIVERTAERDRMWDVSPDLLTVLDSQGVIRRTNPAWQTLLGYEAHGLIGRSIMDFVHPDDLPGAQAALSNSLTEPEARIELRMRHARGHDEWIAWVGAASAREVFAVGRHITQQKLAEQALRETEEQLRQAQKLEAIGQLTGSVAHDFNNLLTVIRGSIDLVRRPDFPAERRQRHIDAIADAADRAAKLTAQLLAFARRQPLTPEIVDVGDSILTLTDMVTTLCGPGIALDIDMPEVACHAHVDRSQLDTAIVNMAVNARDAMAGQGQLTIRVRSATAADGVAQVHIGIADTGEGIPPERLEQIFEPFFTTKKLGAGTGLGLSQVFGFARQSGGDVHVASKPGEGAVFTLVLPLVDCIPLAVQKAGETRALSGADICVLVVEDNVEVGQFAVEALRTLGCRTVIANNAAVALEELKAGAERFDLVFSDVMMPGQSGIDFAGDISRLYPHLRILLTSGYSQVIADEGSHGFALLRKPYTLSELTQQIDRLFGG; translated from the coding sequence ATGAACGGTCCGTCTCTCGATCCACAGCTGGCCTTCCTGGAGGGAGGGGGTGAGGCGACGCGCCTGATCCTTGCACGCGACTGGACCGGCCACCCGCTGGGGCCGCCGCAGCAATGGCCCGAGACGTTTCGCGTGGCGCTCAGCCTGGTCCTCAACTCGCCCGAGTCGATGATCCTCTCCTGGGGGCCTGATCTACACTTCTTCTTCAACGAAACCTATTTCCCGCTGCTCGGTCCCCGCTTGCCTTGGGCGATGGGCGCGCGTTTCGACGAGGTGTGGGCGGATGCCTGGGAACAGGCGCGGCCGATTATCGACGATGCACTGGCCGGACGGACTCAGCGTTTCGTCGACCTGCCCTGGAAACTCGACACCGACCGGGGCGAGGCGGACACCTTTTGGTCTTTCTCCTATTCCCGCGTGCTCGACGGCAAGGGGGAGGCGGCGGGGCTGTTCATCTTCACCAACGAGACGACGGCGCGGGTCCATGCCGACGCCGCCTTGCGCGAAAGCCAGGCGCAACTGTCGCTGGCGCTCGACGAGTTGCGTGCGCTGAACGTGACGCTGGAGCAGAGGATCGTCGAGCGTACCGCCGAGCGCGACCGGATGTGGGACGTCTCGCCTGATCTGTTGACGGTGCTGGATTCCCAGGGCGTGATCCGGCGCACCAATCCCGCATGGCAGACGCTGCTGGGCTATGAAGCCCATGGACTGATCGGCCGGTCGATCATGGATTTCGTCCACCCGGACGACCTGCCCGGCGCGCAGGCGGCGTTGAGCAACTCGCTGACCGAGCCGGAGGCGCGCATCGAACTGCGGATGCGCCATGCGCGGGGCCATGACGAATGGATCGCCTGGGTCGGCGCGGCCAGTGCGCGCGAGGTCTTTGCGGTCGGCCGCCATATCACGCAGCAGAAGCTCGCCGAGCAAGCCTTGCGCGAAACCGAGGAACAGCTTCGCCAAGCCCAGAAGCTGGAGGCGATCGGCCAGCTGACCGGCAGTGTCGCGCACGACTTCAACAATCTGCTGACCGTCATCCGTGGCTCGATCGATCTGGTGCGCCGCCCCGATTTTCCGGCCGAGCGCCGCCAGCGCCATATCGACGCCATCGCCGATGCGGCCGACCGCGCCGCCAAGCTGACCGCTCAGCTTCTCGCCTTCGCTCGTCGCCAGCCGCTGACGCCGGAAATCGTCGATGTCGGCGACAGCATCCTGACGCTGACCGACATGGTGACGACCTTGTGCGGACCCGGCATCGCCCTCGACATCGATATGCCCGAGGTCGCTTGCCATGCACATGTCGACCGCAGCCAGCTCGATACCGCGATCGTCAACATGGCGGTTAATGCCCGCGATGCGATGGCCGGGCAGGGGCAGCTGACGATCCGCGTCCGCAGCGCGACGGCCGCCGACGGCGTGGCGCAGGTCCATATCGGCATCGCCGATACCGGCGAAGGCATCCCGCCCGAACGGCTGGAGCAGATTTTCGAGCCGTTCTTCACGACCAAGAAACTCGGGGCGGGTACCGGGCTAGGGCTGAGCCAGGTGTTCGGCTTTGCACGCCAATCGGGCGGTGACGTGCATGTCGCAAGCAAGCCGGGTGAGGGCGCGGTCTTCACGCTCGTCCTGCCGCTGGTCGACTGTATCCCGCTGGCTGTCCAAAAGGCTGGCGAGACGCGAGCCTTGTCCGGTGCCGATATCTGCGTTCTGGTGGTGGAGGACAATGTCGAGGTCGGGCAGTTCGCCGTCGAGGCGCTACGCACGCTGGGATGTCGCACCGTCATTGCGAACAACGCGGCGGTCGCACTGGAGGAACTAAAGGCCGGTGCGGAGCGGTTCGACCTCGTTTTTTCCGACGTCATGATGCCGGGCCAGTCGGGTATCGATTTCGCCGGCGACATCAGCCGCCTCTATCCGCATCTGCGCATCCTGCTGACCAGCGGCTATAGCCAGGTCATCGCGGACGAAGGCAGCCACGGCTTCGCTCTGCTGCGCAAGCCCTATACCTTGTCGGAGCTTACGCAGCAGATCGATCGGCTGTTCGGCGGCTGA
- a CDS encoding DUF1488 family protein, with amino-acid sequence MAEEALTIVSGTVEDNVSDRRVEFVGELDGEEYQFAVQYDLLEALSGDVPDGDAVELFERYSDDILEAAQTALGRDMEQSLVVVSENDLD; translated from the coding sequence ATGGCGGAAGAAGCGCTGACGATCGTAAGCGGTACGGTCGAGGACAATGTCTCCGACCGACGGGTGGAGTTCGTCGGGGAACTGGACGGCGAGGAATATCAGTTCGCGGTCCAGTATGATCTGCTCGAAGCGCTGAGCGGCGACGTGCCGGACGGCGATGCGGTCGAACTGTTCGAGCGTTACTCCGACGACATCCTGGAAGCGGCGCAGACCGCCCTCGGTCGCGACATGGAACAGTCGCTCGTCGTCGTCAGCGAGAACGATCTCGACTGA
- the cyoA gene encoding ubiquinol oxidase subunit II, with the protein MLGGCDAVVLNPAGDVAVQQRDLVLIATALMLLIIIPVMALTVLFAWRYRKSNTEAEYDPEFDHSTMLELVIWSAPLLIIICLGAVTWTSTHLLDPYRPIERTSPGQPVAAGIKPLEVQVVALDWKWLFIYPEQGIATVNELALPVDRPVEFRLTGTSVMNAFYIPAMAGMIYTMPGMETKLHAVLNREGTFKGLSSHYSGAGFSGMHFPVFALQSNGFDQWVEKVRMSQAGQGKGQGQLTRAAFLTVEKPSEYVPAMYYNGVQGGLFDRVVNRCVADNTPCMSDVMMHDRMTGGGDPHKMKVGEGNPPVNNTGPMHGERTKGALEKSPGEIEVSPHQSLEPTPSNGAQETGEMKNRRMSFLSIPQTPGPQTLGHAGAGRG; encoded by the coding sequence ATGCTGGGGGGATGCGACGCGGTCGTGCTCAACCCTGCCGGTGACGTCGCCGTGCAGCAACGCGATCTGGTGCTGATCGCGACGGCCCTGATGCTGCTCATCATCATTCCGGTGATGGCGCTGACGGTGCTGTTCGCGTGGCGCTATCGCAAGAGCAATACCGAAGCCGAATATGACCCGGAGTTCGACCACTCCACCATGCTGGAGCTGGTGATCTGGTCGGCGCCGCTGCTCATCATCATCTGCCTGGGCGCGGTGACGTGGACGAGCACCCATCTGCTCGATCCCTATCGTCCGATCGAGCGCACCTCGCCGGGTCAGCCGGTTGCCGCGGGCATCAAGCCGCTCGAGGTTCAGGTCGTCGCGCTCGACTGGAAGTGGCTGTTCATCTATCCGGAACAGGGCATTGCCACGGTCAACGAACTGGCGTTGCCGGTCGACCGTCCGGTCGAGTTCCGCCTGACCGGTACTTCGGTCATGAACGCCTTCTACATTCCTGCGATGGCGGGCATGATCTACACCATGCCCGGCATGGAGACGAAGCTGCACGCGGTGCTGAACCGCGAGGGCACGTTCAAGGGACTGTCGTCGCATTATAGCGGCGCGGGCTTCTCGGGCATGCACTTCCCCGTATTTGCGCTTCAGTCGAACGGCTTCGACCAGTGGGTCGAGAAGGTTCGCATGTCGCAGGCCGGTCAGGGCAAGGGCCAGGGTCAGCTGACCCGCGCCGCCTTCCTGACCGTCGAGAAGCCGAGCGAGTATGTCCCCGCGATGTATTATAACGGCGTTCAGGGCGGCCTGTTCGACCGCGTCGTCAACCGCTGCGTCGCGGACAACACGCCCTGCATGTCGGACGTGATGATGCACGACCGGATGACCGGTGGCGGCGACCCGCACAAGATGAAGGTCGGCGAAGGCAATCCGCCGGTCAACAATACCGGACCGATGCACGGGGAGCGGACCAAGGGCGCGCTCGAAAAGTCGCCCGGGGAAATCGAAGTCTCGCCGCACCAGAGCCTGGAACCGACGCCGTCGAACGGCGCACAGGAGACCGGTGAGATGAAGAACCGCCGCATGTCCTTCCTTTCCATCCCGCAGACCCCCGGCCCGCAGACCCTTGGTCATGCCGGTGCGGGTCGCGGCTGA
- a CDS encoding DUF2147 domain-containing protein, protein MNMGLLRVGGIAAALIGAGLTAGAAEARVPAGTWANPSNTVQVRFAPCGRGPDAELMCGTVVWASEQAKADAARGGSPRLVGTQLFSDFEEEEPGRWSGTVYVPDIGREVQGTITQIDARTLVGEGCLLGSLGCREQRWRRVK, encoded by the coding sequence ATGAATATGGGTCTTTTGCGGGTTGGCGGGATCGCCGCAGCCCTGATCGGTGCCGGGCTGACGGCAGGTGCGGCGGAGGCACGGGTGCCAGCCGGAACCTGGGCGAATCCGTCCAACACGGTGCAGGTCCGCTTCGCCCCTTGTGGACGCGGCCCCGATGCCGAACTGATGTGCGGCACGGTCGTCTGGGCAAGCGAACAGGCCAAGGCGGACGCGGCGCGTGGCGGCTCGCCGCGACTGGTCGGCACGCAGCTGTTCAGCGACTTCGAGGAGGAGGAACCGGGCCGGTGGTCGGGCACTGTCTATGTCCCCGATATCGGCCGCGAGGTTCAGGGCACCATCACCCAGATCGACGCGCGCACGCTGGTCGGCGAGGGATGCCTGCTCGGCAGCCTGGGTTGCCGCGAACAACGCTGGCGACGGGTCAAATAA
- a CDS encoding MFS transporter: MSAELTASTSTPLERDARLVNARDPHHVAPGDIAIGVIIGRTSEFFDFFVYAIASVLVFPSLIFPYVDALTGTIYSFALFSLAFIARPIGTFIFMAVDRNLGRGVKLTIALFLLGGSTMAIAFLPGYAQIGTSAAVLLGIFRVMQGLALGGAWDGLPSLLSLNAPERRRGWYAMIPQLGAPLGLLVANGLFAFFLTTLSTADFLDWGWRYPFFVAFAINVVALFARLRIVATPEFQRLFESRELQPAPVGETLSTEGRTVFLGAFAPLASFAMFHIVTVFPLSWVVLFNKERPQDFMMIEIIGSIVGVFAILASGKIADRVGRRTLLGLSAAAIAAFAGFAPTLLDQGGTGETIYIVLGFLLLGLGFGQSSGAINSGFSSLRRYTGAAITSDLAWLIGAGFAPLAALLLSSHFGLVAVGAYLLSGAVGTLAALGINKELAKRAS; this comes from the coding sequence ATGAGCGCAGAGTTAACCGCATCGACCTCGACGCCCCTTGAGCGGGACGCGCGACTGGTCAATGCCCGCGATCCGCACCATGTCGCGCCGGGCGATATCGCCATCGGCGTCATCATCGGGCGTACCTCGGAGTTCTTCGACTTTTTCGTGTACGCCATCGCTTCGGTGCTGGTGTTCCCGTCGCTGATCTTCCCGTACGTGGACGCGCTGACCGGCACGATCTATTCGTTCGCGCTGTTCTCGCTGGCGTTCATCGCGCGTCCGATCGGCACCTTCATCTTCATGGCGGTCGACCGCAATCTGGGCCGCGGCGTCAAGCTGACCATCGCGCTGTTCCTGCTCGGCGGTTCGACCATGGCGATCGCCTTCCTGCCCGGTTACGCGCAGATCGGCACGTCGGCCGCCGTTCTGCTCGGCATCTTCCGCGTGATGCAGGGCCTGGCGCTGGGCGGTGCCTGGGACGGCCTGCCCTCGCTCCTGTCGCTGAACGCACCCGAGCGTCGTCGCGGCTGGTATGCGATGATCCCGCAGCTCGGCGCACCGCTCGGCCTGCTGGTGGCCAATGGTCTGTTCGCCTTCTTCCTGACGACGCTGAGCACCGCCGATTTCCTCGACTGGGGCTGGCGCTATCCGTTCTTCGTGGCGTTCGCGATCAACGTCGTGGCGCTGTTCGCCCGCCTGCGCATCGTGGCGACGCCCGAGTTCCAGCGCCTGTTCGAAAGCCGCGAGCTTCAGCCCGCGCCGGTCGGCGAGACGCTGAGCACCGAGGGCCGTACGGTGTTCCTGGGCGCGTTCGCGCCGCTGGCCAGCTTCGCGATGTTCCACATCGTCACCGTGTTCCCGCTGTCCTGGGTCGTCCTGTTCAACAAGGAACGTCCGCAGGACTTCATGATGATCGAGATCATCGGCAGCATCGTCGGCGTGTTCGCGATCCTGGCGTCGGGCAAGATCGCCGACCGGGTCGGTCGTCGCACGCTGCTGGGCCTGTCGGCCGCCGCCATCGCTGCCTTTGCGGGTTTCGCCCCGACATTGCTGGACCAGGGTGGAACGGGCGAAACGATCTACATCGTGCTGGGCTTCCTGCTGCTCGGCCTGGGTTTCGGCCAGTCGTCGGGCGCGATCAATTCGGGCTTCTCGTCACTGCGTCGTTATACGGGTGCGGCGATCACGTCCGACCTCGCCTGGCTGATCGGTGCGGGCTTCGCGCCGCTCGCCGCGTTGTTGCTGTCGAGCCATTTCGGTCTGGTCGCGGTCGGCGCCTATCTGCTGTCGGGTGCGGTCGGTACGCTGGCGGCGCTGGGCATCAACAAGGAACTCGCCAAGCGCGCGTCGTAA
- the cyoB gene encoding cytochrome o ubiquinol oxidase subunit I — translation MDNIIKTIFGRLSIESLPIHEPIVVGTFLGVAVGGIAVLALITKFKLWGYLWKEWFTTVDHKRIGIMYMVLGIVMLLRGFADALMMRGQQAIAFGDNQGFLNSHHYDQVFTAHGVIMIFFVAMPIITGLMNYVVPLQIGARDVSFPYLNNLSFWMTAGGVVLVMASLFIGEFARTGWLAFPPLSELDFSPDVGVDYYIWALQVAGVGTTLSGINLIATIIKMRAPGMTMMKLPVFCWTSLCANVLIVASFPVLTATLVLLSLDRYVGTNFFTNNLGGNPMMYVNLIWIWGHPEVYILILPLFGVFSEVTSTFSGKRLFGYTSMVYATIVITILSYLVWLHHFFTMGSGASVNSFFGITTMVISIPTGAKIFNWLFTMYKGRIRFELPMMWTIAFMLTFTIGGMTGVLLAVPPADFVLHNSLFLIAHFHNVIIGGVLFGAFAAINYWWPKAFGFKLNQFWGKVSFWLWVIGFWVAFTPLYIMGLMGVTRRLHHFDDPSLQIYFVVALLGALMIAGGIGAFLVQIGVSIWKKEELRDVTGDPWDGRTLEWATSSPPPDYNFAFTPVIHELDAWYDMKDKKAQAPIEGYRAIHMPRNTGTGVIIAGLSTAFGFGMIWYMWWLAAIALLGVVVVAIWHTFNYDRDYYIPVEEVVATESERRRLLGQGA, via the coding sequence ATGGACAACATCATAAAGACCATCTTCGGACGGCTATCGATCGAGTCGCTACCGATCCACGAGCCCATCGTCGTCGGCACCTTCCTGGGTGTCGCGGTCGGCGGCATCGCGGTGCTGGCGCTCATCACCAAGTTCAAGCTGTGGGGCTATCTCTGGAAAGAGTGGTTCACCACCGTCGATCACAAGCGCATCGGCATCATGTACATGGTGCTGGGCATCGTGATGCTGCTGCGCGGCTTTGCCGACGCGCTGATGATGCGCGGGCAGCAGGCGATCGCGTTCGGCGATAACCAGGGCTTCCTGAACTCGCACCATTACGATCAGGTGTTCACCGCCCACGGCGTCATCATGATCTTCTTCGTGGCGATGCCGATCATCACCGGCCTGATGAACTATGTCGTGCCGCTCCAGATCGGCGCGCGCGACGTGTCCTTCCCGTATCTCAACAATCTGAGCTTCTGGATGACCGCGGGCGGCGTCGTGCTGGTCATGGCATCGCTGTTCATCGGTGAATTCGCCCGCACCGGCTGGCTGGCCTTCCCACCGCTGTCGGAGCTTGATTTCAGTCCCGATGTCGGTGTCGACTATTATATCTGGGCCTTGCAGGTGGCGGGCGTCGGTACGACCTTGTCGGGCATCAACCTGATCGCGACGATCATCAAGATGCGCGCGCCGGGCATGACCATGATGAAGCTGCCGGTGTTTTGCTGGACCTCGCTCTGCGCGAACGTCCTGATCGTCGCCAGCTTCCCCGTGCTCACCGCCACGCTCGTCCTGCTGTCGCTCGACCGTTATGTCGGCACCAACTTCTTCACGAACAATCTCGGCGGCAACCCGATGATGTACGTGAACCTGATCTGGATCTGGGGCCACCCGGAGGTGTACATCCTGATCCTGCCGCTGTTCGGCGTGTTCTCGGAAGTCACCTCGACTTTCTCAGGCAAGCGGCTGTTCGGCTATACCTCAATGGTCTACGCCACGATCGTCATCACGATCCTGTCGTACCTGGTCTGGCTGCACCACTTCTTCACCATGGGTTCGGGCGCCAGCGTCAACTCGTTCTTCGGTATCACCACCATGGTGATCTCGATCCCGACGGGTGCGAAGATCTTCAACTGGCTGTTCACCATGTACAAGGGGCGCATCCGGTTCGAGCTGCCGATGATGTGGACCATCGCGTTCATGCTGACCTTCACCATCGGAGGCATGACCGGCGTTCTGCTGGCCGTTCCGCCCGCCGACTTCGTGCTGCACAACTCGCTGTTCCTGATCGCGCACTTCCACAACGTGATCATTGGCGGCGTGCTGTTCGGTGCCTTCGCGGCGATCAACTATTGGTGGCCCAAGGCCTTCGGGTTCAAGCTCAACCAGTTCTGGGGCAAGGTGTCGTTCTGGCTGTGGGTCATCGGCTTCTGGGTCGCCTTCACGCCGCTGTACATCATGGGTCTGATGGGCGTGACGCGTCGCCTCCATCACTTCGACGACCCGTCGCTGCAGATCTACTTCGTCGTCGCCCTGCTGGGTGCGCTGATGATCGCGGGTGGCATCGGGGCCTTCCTGGTTCAAATCGGCGTGTCGATCTGGAAGAAGGAAGAGCTGCGCGATGTGACGGGCGATCCCTGGGACGGCCGTACGCTGGAATGGGCGACCTCGTCGCCGCCGCCGGATTACAACTTCGCGTTCACGCCCGTCATCCACGAACTGGATGCCTGGTACGACATGAAGGACAAGAAGGCGCAGGCGCCGATCGAGGGTTACCGCGCGATCCACATGCCCCGGAACACCGGCACCGGCGTCATCATCGCCGGTCTGTCGACCGCCTTCGGCTTCGGCATGATCTGGTACATGTGGTGGCTGGCGGCGATCGCGCTGCTGGGTGTCGTCGTCGTCGCCATCTGGCACACGTTCAACTATGACCGCGACTATTACATTCCCGTCGAGGAAGTCGTGGCTACGGAAAGCGAGCGGCGCCGTCTGCTCGGGCAGGGGGCCTGA